The following proteins are co-located in the Desulfurococcus amylolyticus Z-533 genome:
- the rgy gene encoding reverse gyrase, with the protein MINLKTLLENFREFKPHGIYRHACPNCGGPIDDYRLIFKAPCSKCLNEARFKAVIKDLNGEITRFQLLKLYYDKLNKKLKKSGDLKKLMDNERMLNDFEDFFEKAIGFKMWSAQRMWARRILKGLSFSIVAPTGMGKTVFSLIATLYLVSHSRSKNREQRFYLVFPTTPLLLQAERKIKDFSRNLGINVCMDDNWGSNCLRILCIHGQQGKKEKEAALTRLKEGDFDILLTTSKFMHKYYELLKNKNFKLIVMDDVDAVLKSGKAIRRVLNIIGIEDEYIDKALTLIKARSKLAVLSSEEKSELEKEVESLEKEISTVKQNINTILLVNTATGRPRGIYPKLFKIFMNFEAGSKPEAIRNIVDTYIESIRDIEEKMVELALKLRDGLLIFVPVDRGVEYAEKIASLLKEKGLNAEAFHSGKSAKLLDAFARGEINILVGVATYYGVMVRGIDLPERVKYIMFIGVPRHKFTPELEELSPRDLLRILSVLRDASEGERKEAIDRLIGRLSSRIRRMSPGALMMIREELAKKLRGEPVEETPFLRDAMEAYKIIKEELSKDETWHKISSLGDIGVIREGNKYYMLIPDVATYIQASGRASRLYPGGITRGLSITLVDDKRLLNGLVKRMRWIFEDFNMVPLDQVNLEELTRQIEEERRRVAEVIREGIKTTTQVEPVKTALMIVESPNKAKTIANFFGKPSIRVVKDVLQAYEVTVGNYVLSIVASAGHVYDLITDNPGESMGENLYGVLKVENRFIPVYTDIKKCSNGHQFTDEVIDNTNECPKCRINGKVSYVTRKLDIVKALRELAEEVDVVLIGTDPDAEGEKIAWDLRVLLEPYASDIKRIEFHEVTRKAILNALKNPRDFDLKLVESQIVRRIDDRWLGFSLSEKVQKYAWLKYCSEYLKNKTVKEEKDDSELHEFDCCTQNRNLSAGRVQTPVLEYIVKETEERRKPERWSYRIKIYVEDVGDFVEVTIPYIDAEELGVIKSLNKKKLLPVEIIVIGEDVEEVNPLPPFTTDALLEEASRSLRLSAVRAMEIAQNLFETGLITYHRTDSTRVSDTGISIARQYLEEKYGEKAQFYFKARMWGEGGAHEAIRPTRPIDADRLLELIKEGVLTLSVKFTKDHIRLYDLIFRRFIASQMRPAKLRKLKFKVVIKNREYYSEVYTEAVEKGYLEVYKNIELVQGIRLKPSEPGGRINGKIHEGEVIKPPMLRFHDVVRWMKENGIGRPSTYAKIIQTIIDRRYVIVSGEAKALIPVERGRYVLKFLKDHYGDIVSVDTTRRLEDLMEKISRGERDYQEVLEEIYREVKNIVLENKDINDSLEKEYNERCASTT; encoded by the coding sequence TTGATTAATTTAAAGACTCTACTAGAGAATTTTAGAGAGTTTAAACCCCATGGAATTTATCGTCACGCATGCCCTAATTGTGGGGGTCCTATAGATGATTACAGGCTAATCTTTAAAGCTCCCTGCTCGAAGTGTTTAAATGAGGCGAGATTTAAAGCCGTAATTAAGGATTTAAATGGGGAGATCACTCGTTTTCAGCTTCTTAAACTCTACTATGATAAGTTAAATAAGAAGCTAAAGAAGTCCGGCGACTTAAAGAAACTCATGGATAACGAGAGAATGTTAAATGACTTCGAGGATTTCTTCGAGAAAGCAATAGGATTTAAAATGTGGAGTGCACAGAGAATGTGGGCCCGGCGTATTCTAAAGGGTTTATCATTCAGTATTGTGGCTCCCACTGGCATGGGTAAAACAGTTTTCTCACTTATAGCTACACTCTATCTCGTCTCACACTCTAGAAGCAAAAATAGAGAACAAAGGTTCTACCTAGTCTTCCCAACAACACCTCTCCTGCTTCAAGCCGAGAGGAAGATAAAGGATTTCTCGAGGAACCTCGGTATAAATGTCTGCATGGATGACAACTGGGGTAGTAACTGCCTGAGGATACTCTGCATCCATGGACAACAGGGTAAAAAAGAAAAAGAGGCTGCTTTAACCAGGCTCAAGGAGGGAGACTTCGATATACTCCTCACCACAAGCAAATTCATGCATAAGTATTACGAGCTCCTCAAGAACAAGAATTTCAAGTTAATAGTCATGGATGACGTCGATGCTGTGCTAAAAAGCGGGAAGGCTATCCGGAGAGTATTAAATATTATAGGTATTGAAGACGAATACATTGATAAGGCATTAACCCTGATTAAGGCAAGGTCCAAGCTGGCTGTTCTAAGCAGTGAGGAAAAAAGCGAATTAGAGAAAGAAGTGGAAAGCCTTGAAAAAGAGATCTCCACTGTGAAACAAAATATAAACACTATACTCTTAGTAAACACCGCAACCGGTAGGCCTAGGGGGATCTATCCGAAGCTATTTAAGATATTCATGAACTTCGAGGCCGGATCGAAGCCGGAGGCTATTAGAAACATAGTGGATACTTACATCGAGTCCATTAGAGACATTGAGGAAAAGATGGTTGAGTTAGCCCTTAAGCTCCGTGATGGATTACTGATCTTCGTTCCAGTTGATAGGGGGGTAGAATACGCTGAGAAAATAGCATCACTACTCAAAGAGAAAGGATTGAATGCGGAGGCATTTCACTCTGGGAAATCCGCTAAACTACTAGATGCGTTTGCGAGAGGGGAAATAAACATACTTGTTGGTGTGGCAACCTATTATGGAGTCATGGTCAGGGGGATAGATCTCCCGGAAAGAGTGAAATACATTATGTTCATCGGGGTTCCCAGACATAAGTTCACCCCGGAGCTTGAAGAGTTATCTCCAAGGGATCTACTCAGAATCCTCTCGGTGCTTCGCGATGCCAGCGAAGGGGAGAGGAAAGAAGCCATTGATAGGCTTATTGGTAGGTTATCAAGTAGAATCAGGAGAATGAGCCCCGGCGCATTGATGATGATTAGAGAGGAGCTGGCCAAGAAGCTCAGGGGGGAGCCCGTCGAGGAGACGCCGTTTCTGAGGGATGCTATGGAGGCATATAAAATAATCAAGGAGGAGCTCTCAAAGGATGAGACATGGCATAAAATATCTAGCCTAGGGGATATAGGCGTCATTAGAGAGGGTAATAAGTACTATATGTTAATACCGGATGTCGCAACATATATCCAGGCTAGTGGTAGAGCTTCAAGGCTTTATCCAGGCGGCATAACCAGGGGTTTGTCGATAACATTGGTTGATGATAAAAGACTATTGAACGGCTTAGTGAAGAGGATGAGATGGATTTTCGAGGACTTTAACATGGTGCCACTAGACCAGGTAAACTTAGAGGAATTAACAAGGCAGATAGAGGAGGAGAGAAGAAGGGTTGCCGAGGTCATTAGAGAGGGGATAAAAACCACTACACAGGTTGAACCGGTTAAAACAGCATTAATGATAGTTGAATCACCCAACAAGGCTAAGACCATAGCCAACTTCTTCGGTAAACCAAGTATTAGAGTCGTAAAGGATGTTCTACAAGCATATGAGGTAACTGTTGGAAACTACGTGCTCTCCATAGTGGCGAGCGCCGGGCATGTGTATGATTTAATCACCGATAACCCTGGTGAATCAATGGGTGAGAACCTTTACGGTGTATTAAAGGTAGAGAACAGGTTCATCCCGGTGTACACGGATATTAAGAAGTGCTCCAACGGACATCAATTCACGGATGAAGTTATAGATAATACGAATGAATGCCCCAAGTGTAGAATAAATGGTAAAGTATCCTATGTCACAAGAAAACTTGACATCGTAAAGGCCCTGAGAGAGTTAGCTGAAGAAGTCGACGTTGTCTTAATAGGCACAGATCCCGATGCAGAGGGAGAGAAAATAGCCTGGGATTTAAGGGTATTACTAGAGCCCTACGCCAGCGATATCAAGAGAATAGAATTCCACGAGGTCACTAGAAAAGCAATTCTCAATGCTCTCAAGAACCCGAGAGACTTTGATCTTAAACTTGTAGAATCCCAGATTGTTAGAAGGATAGATGATAGATGGTTAGGGTTCTCTCTCTCAGAGAAGGTTCAAAAATATGCATGGCTGAAATATTGCTCTGAGTACCTTAAGAATAAAACAGTGAAGGAAGAGAAAGACGATTCTGAGCTCCATGAATTCGACTGTTGTACCCAGAATAGGAATCTGAGTGCTGGAAGAGTCCAAACACCTGTCTTAGAATATATTGTTAAGGAGACGGAGGAAAGACGGAAGCCCGAGAGATGGTCTTATAGAATAAAAATATATGTTGAAGACGTAGGCGACTTCGTGGAAGTCACGATACCTTACATCGATGCCGAGGAACTGGGAGTTATAAAATCTCTTAACAAGAAGAAACTCCTACCAGTTGAAATAATAGTTATAGGTGAGGATGTAGAGGAGGTTAACCCGCTGCCACCATTTACAACAGACGCGCTATTAGAGGAGGCATCAAGGAGTCTCAGGCTCTCAGCTGTAAGGGCAATGGAGATAGCGCAGAATCTATTTGAGACAGGCCTCATAACCTACCATAGAACCGATAGTACAAGGGTAAGTGATACGGGCATCTCCATAGCTAGACAGTACCTGGAGGAGAAATACGGGGAGAAAGCTCAATTCTACTTTAAGGCCAGGATGTGGGGAGAGGGCGGGGCTCACGAGGCGATACGTCCGACGAGACCTATAGATGCCGACAGGCTTCTTGAATTGATCAAGGAAGGAGTGTTAACATTGTCTGTAAAATTCACGAAAGACCATATAAGGCTCTACGACCTCATATTTAGAAGATTTATAGCGAGCCAGATGAGGCCGGCTAAACTAAGGAAGTTGAAGTTTAAAGTAGTCATAAAGAACCGTGAATACTATTCTGAGGTATACACTGAAGCCGTTGAAAAAGGATACCTTGAGGTATACAAGAACATCGAGCTGGTCCAGGGCATCAGGTTAAAGCCCAGTGAGCCTGGCGGGAGGATTAACGGGAAGATCCATGAAGGCGAAGTAATTAAGCCGCCAATGCTGAGGTTCCATGATGTAGTGAGATGGATGAAGGAGAATGGCATTGGTAGGCCGAGTACCTATGCTAAAATAATTCAAACAATAATAGATAGGAGATATGTAATAGTAAGTGGAGAGGCGAAAGCCCTGATACCTGTAGAACGCGGTAGATACGTGTTGAAATTCCTTAAAGACCACTATGGCGATATAGTCAGCGTGGATACTACTAGGAGACTCGAGGATCTAATGGAGAAGATCAGTAGAGGCGAGAGGGATTACCAGGAGGTATTAGAAGAGATCTATAGAGAGGTAAAGAATATAGTACTTGAAAACAAGGACATCAATGATTCATTGGAGAAAGAATATAATGAAAGATGCGCCTCAACGACGTGA
- a CDS encoding sodium:solute symporter family protein yields MNTLFIDILVVYVIMGTVIAYASRRMNIKTTKDYIIAGGRVGSIVSFGTYAATTYSAFMMIGLVGLTYATGVGALGFELLYLLVTVILLSTIGYKIWELSRMNGWMTPSQMLSDLYSSRYLGMLSAFLYLFVMVPYTAAQIQGLTIIFNYAGLDPAVGTIISATITYTWIFIAGMWSIATTDLYQAILMLAGGLLFIVQLTLPGAVFNIDPAKALISSGEKGFLGMTSFWSPQVFLAYTIPWIFFAVTNPQVVIRLFIHRDEKTYKRGVSLFAFYGLLYTLIVVLAGLLVRGFAENGLIPQNLRRDEVTIYLLNLFNPSIGSLIAVSIVAAAVSTANSIIHAVASSIYREMRSHGDKGSLVILNLTSLVLIALSSLLAYARITYIVDLSVMSSVYLLPLAPLTILGIYLNKYIGKYTRTAAITSIVVGVSIAGVSTIVNGGSRAFTSIYMGIPISLWVLLVSTAILLIGLLIDAYTRV; encoded by the coding sequence ATGAATACCTTGTTCATCGATATACTAGTGGTATATGTAATCATGGGCACTGTAATAGCTTATGCGTCCAGGAGAATGAATATTAAGACCACGAAAGACTACATTATTGCGGGAGGCAGGGTCGGCAGTATAGTTAGCTTCGGAACCTATGCAGCCACAACTTATAGCGCGTTTATGATGATAGGGCTAGTTGGATTAACCTATGCAACAGGGGTAGGGGCACTGGGCTTCGAATTGCTATATCTACTAGTAACAGTAATATTGCTTTCAACCATAGGCTACAAGATATGGGAGTTATCGAGGATGAATGGATGGATGACTCCCTCACAAATGCTCAGCGATCTATATTCATCGAGATACCTGGGCATGCTTTCAGCATTCCTCTATTTATTTGTAATGGTGCCCTATACCGCGGCACAAATACAGGGGCTTACAATAATCTTCAACTATGCGGGCCTAGATCCTGCGGTGGGAACCATTATAAGTGCCACTATAACATATACATGGATATTTATAGCTGGAATGTGGAGCATTGCTACAACTGATTTATACCAGGCCATTCTAATGTTGGCTGGTGGATTATTATTCATTGTACAGTTAACGCTTCCCGGAGCTGTATTTAATATTGACCCTGCAAAAGCGTTAATATCCAGCGGTGAGAAAGGCTTCCTCGGGATGACTAGTTTCTGGTCACCTCAGGTCTTTCTAGCATATACTATACCATGGATCTTCTTCGCTGTCACGAATCCGCAAGTTGTTATAAGGTTATTCATTCATAGGGATGAAAAAACCTATAAGAGGGGTGTATCATTATTCGCGTTCTACGGGTTACTCTATACTCTAATAGTCGTATTAGCTGGGCTCCTTGTAAGGGGATTCGCTGAAAACGGGTTGATTCCACAGAATCTTAGACGTGACGAGGTAACTATTTACCTGCTTAACTTATTCAACCCATCGATCGGCTCATTAATAGCTGTATCAATAGTTGCGGCAGCTGTTTCAACAGCCAATAGCATTATTCATGCAGTAGCCAGCAGTATTTATAGAGAGATGAGGAGCCATGGAGATAAGGGTTCCCTAGTGATACTCAACCTAACCAGCCTGGTATTGATTGCCCTCTCATCGCTTCTAGCGTATGCGAGGATAACCTATATCGTCGACTTAAGTGTGATGTCATCCGTATATCTCCTACCGCTAGCCCCGCTGACTATTCTTGGAATCTACCTGAATAAATATATTGGAAAATATACCAGAACAGCTGCCATTACCTCCATTGTAGTAGGGGTTTCCATAGCAGGCGTGAGCACTATTGTGAATGGTGGTAGTAGGGCATTTACATCGATATACATGGGTATCCCAATATCGCTCTGGGTGCTGTTGGTCTCCACGGCGATTCTTCTCATAGGACTCCTTATCGATGCTTATACACGTGTGTAG
- a CDS encoding DUF7343 domain-containing protein — translation MDKGLRRTILELLSSMQGREIPQSYIHRALNASKSRVSEILKELESDGLIERRSIGRSKIIYIKKGITEKTIKHELKTLRLGIVYSSEYLFLGYFANKMRDKGYNVHVEVFKDGLDTTRALAEGEIDLALSPLVSQLYMYPLYKSYRIIAGGMTGGFKILKSPNEEEGTVVYSSRISTMDYVRSEYIEKSGLRGSVKTIYFKYPDLVSSPNRIKGYVILWHPLYHLFKNKGFQDLTSKTGISIGNCCTLAASNIFDSETMELIRKIYLDSINRYIRDPYRYLSYYSAVTGIPVSVLSDAVESYKPSPEVDIQTIRGMVSKLNNGLPDNTIYYEALYTEH, via the coding sequence ATGGATAAGGGTTTACGGAGAACAATACTGGAACTACTCTCCAGTATGCAGGGCAGGGAGATACCACAGTCATACATACATAGAGCGCTCAACGCCTCCAAAAGCAGGGTTAGCGAGATACTTAAGGAGCTCGAGAGTGATGGCCTTATAGAGAGGAGAAGCATTGGTAGAAGCAAGATTATCTATATCAAAAAAGGTATCACTGAGAAAACCATCAAGCACGAGCTAAAAACACTTAGACTCGGCATAGTCTACTCAAGCGAATACTTATTCCTAGGGTACTTTGCTAATAAAATGAGGGATAAGGGATATAATGTCCATGTAGAGGTATTCAAGGATGGATTAGATACCACGCGTGCCCTAGCTGAGGGTGAAATAGACCTAGCTCTCTCTCCATTAGTTAGCCAGCTATACATGTATCCATTATATAAATCCTACAGGATAATCGCTGGCGGCATGACAGGAGGCTTTAAGATTCTTAAGTCACCTAACGAGGAAGAGGGCACCGTGGTTTACTCTAGTAGAATTAGCACCATGGATTATGTTAGATCGGAATACATTGAGAAATCAGGGTTGAGGGGCTCAGTTAAAACAATTTACTTCAAGTATCCCGACCTAGTAAGCAGTCCCAACAGGATTAAGGGATATGTTATCCTATGGCACCCGCTTTATCATTTATTTAAGAATAAGGGGTTCCAGGATTTAACCAGTAAAACCGGGATAAGTATTGGGAATTGCTGTACACTCGCGGCATCCAATATCTTTGACAGCGAAACCATGGAGTTAATTAGGAAGATATATTTAGACTCCATTAACAGATATATTAGGGACCCATATAGATATCTAAGCTACTACTCAGCCGTAACAGGAATACCTGTCTCAGTATTAAGCGATGCAGTTGAATCATATAAGCCCTCTCCAGAAGTCGATATACAGACTATTAGAGGCATGGTTTCCAAGCTAAATAATGGGCTCCCAGATAACACTATATATTATGAGGCACTCTACACAGAGCACTAG
- the upp gene encoding uracil phosphoribosyltransferase, whose amino-acid sequence MFEVRLVNRKYAQAILTTLRDKNTSQIEFRKGLVRLGRILGLEIIEDLECETIEVETPLGARVHGCRIKDLDNVIIITVLRAAWPLTEGLIKILYTARQGVVVARRVEEKGMKAGSFEIEVSYVKTPRITNRDIVVISDVMIATASTLVNVLEKLRERGTAKKYYVASVITTPYAISRLKKYAEESGVDLKLYTIAVDPEVNEKGYIVPGLGDAGDRAFGS is encoded by the coding sequence ATGTTCGAGGTTAGATTAGTCAATAGGAAGTATGCCCAGGCCATCCTCACTACTCTACGTGACAAGAACACCAGCCAGATAGAGTTCCGCAAGGGACTAGTGAGGTTGGGACGGATACTTGGATTAGAAATAATTGAGGATCTTGAATGCGAAACAATTGAGGTTGAAACACCGCTGGGTGCCAGGGTACATGGCTGTAGGATAAAGGATTTAGACAACGTTATAATAATAACAGTGCTTAGAGCAGCCTGGCCTCTAACCGAGGGATTAATTAAGATCCTGTATACAGCTAGACAGGGGGTAGTCGTTGCCAGGCGTGTAGAGGAGAAAGGAATGAAGGCTGGATCCTTCGAGATAGAAGTATCCTATGTGAAAACACCGAGGATAACAAACAGGGATATAGTTGTCATAAGCGATGTAATGATTGCCACAGCTTCGACACTGGTGAACGTGCTGGAGAAATTAAGGGAGAGGGGGACTGCTAAGAAATACTATGTAGCATCAGTTATAACGACACCATACGCTATAAGCAGGTTGAAGAAATATGCCGAGGAATCCGGAGTGGACTTAAAACTATACACTATCGCGGTTGACCCAGAGGTGAATGAAAAAGGATACATAGTCCCCGGTCTCGGGGACGCTGGAGATAGGGCATTCGGCTCTTAG
- a CDS encoding nucleotidyltransferase family protein encodes MSATITSLILAGGQGERFRPYTDMIPKPMIPVGSNEKPVLELIVKWLRKHGVEDIVFLVNYKWRYIYNYFEDGSRFKVRIRYSIDEANGYTNTGGSILKAHREGLVNGRTLIWYGDILAPLDIHDLLKYHAESKSDVTLVVTSRYRVPVGVVRMDSDNNIVEMREKPELDINATIGIAVIEPYILELKLEDELGKDFDFMGDLVPWLINNGYRVKAYIYNGEWFDVGSLERYKKLDMEWITRVFG; translated from the coding sequence TTGTCTGCAACTATTACCTCACTTATACTGGCAGGGGGTCAGGGTGAGAGGTTCCGCCCCTATACCGATATGATTCCCAAGCCAATGATACCTGTTGGGAGCAATGAGAAACCGGTACTAGAGTTGATCGTGAAATGGCTTAGGAAACACGGCGTAGAGGATATAGTGTTCTTAGTTAACTATAAGTGGAGATATATCTATAACTATTTCGAAGACGGCTCCCGCTTCAAAGTCAGGATAAGGTACTCCATCGACGAGGCAAACGGCTACACAAATACAGGGGGCTCAATACTGAAGGCTCATAGAGAGGGCTTGGTGAATGGGAGGACGCTTATATGGTATGGGGATATACTGGCTCCACTGGACATTCACGACCTACTTAAATACCATGCCGAATCAAAGAGCGATGTAACACTAGTTGTAACCAGTAGATATCGTGTCCCTGTTGGAGTGGTAAGGATGGATAGCGATAATAATATTGTAGAGATGAGGGAGAAGCCTGAACTCGATATAAATGCCACAATAGGCATCGCCGTTATAGAGCCATATATCTTGGAGCTGAAGCTAGAGGATGAGCTGGGCAAGGACTTCGACTTCATGGGGGATCTCGTGCCATGGCTTATTAACAATGGATACCGGGTCAAGGCATACATATATAATGGAGAATGGTTTGACGTGGGAAGCCTTGAGAGATATAAAAAACTGGATATGGAGTGGATTACACGGGTATTTGGCTAA
- a CDS encoding MATE family efflux transporter, which produces MKNYFSTLLNDPEIKSSLRISLPLVFVELVNSLYSLADTFFVKDLGSEALAAVGIAGYLLMLLQVFFTLFQTPLLILVSQSIGAGYRDKTRLITGEILVEGSICVIFLSIIFYIVAPVFIAIQSGVAGLAFQYTLDYLRIRVAWFVIFFVSASFDIVFVASGRSDISLISNIIGLVSNIILDPIMIYGLAGFPRLGVAGAAWASVIASFLTIPIQLYYLGKLQLLPMRPGLFILPRKIIDLGLPAFIERSVISLGNNIYAGIISRLGNTVMAAHNIGLRIESIIYMPGFAFAMTASTIVGRHVGEGDFKRAKRIGEKVIYMGASLMGLLGVVVALSSYYITTPFVPTSEIRELASLYLILAGFSEFGLGLAMVSSGAIRGAGNTRLPFITNTVSLLLFRVIPSLILVKSLGVLGPWIAMFIEVYARGIMAYTIFKRYFNQLARRLIS; this is translated from the coding sequence ATGAAGAATTATTTCTCAACGCTCCTAAATGATCCAGAGATAAAGTCCTCTCTAAGAATCTCGTTACCACTGGTATTCGTGGAGCTGGTGAATAGCCTCTACTCATTGGCTGACACCTTCTTCGTTAAAGATCTTGGTAGTGAAGCATTAGCCGCAGTGGGTATCGCAGGCTACTTACTAATGCTATTACAGGTCTTCTTCACATTGTTTCAAACACCCTTACTCATACTGGTCTCGCAGAGTATTGGAGCAGGTTATAGGGATAAAACCAGGCTTATAACCGGTGAGATCCTGGTTGAGGGAAGCATTTGCGTGATTTTTCTATCCATTATATTCTATATAGTGGCGCCGGTATTCATCGCCATACAGTCAGGGGTAGCTGGCCTCGCGTTCCAATATACACTGGATTATCTCAGGATAAGGGTTGCCTGGTTTGTAATATTCTTTGTTTCAGCGTCATTCGATATTGTTTTCGTAGCCAGCGGGAGGTCAGATATATCATTAATATCAAATATCATTGGATTAGTCTCTAACATTATTCTAGACCCCATAATGATCTATGGGCTGGCAGGCTTCCCAAGGCTCGGAGTTGCTGGTGCAGCATGGGCGTCGGTCATCGCTTCATTCTTGACTATACCGATCCAGCTATATTACCTAGGGAAACTCCAGTTGCTACCCATGAGGCCGGGCTTATTTATTCTACCGAGGAAAATAATAGACCTCGGGTTACCAGCCTTCATAGAGAGGAGCGTTATCTCGCTGGGAAACAATATCTATGCTGGAATAATATCAAGGTTAGGCAATACGGTTATGGCGGCCCATAATATTGGGCTTAGAATCGAGAGCATAATATACATGCCGGGCTTCGCATTCGCTATGACGGCCTCAACAATTGTTGGAAGACATGTGGGCGAGGGGGATTTCAAACGTGCTAAGAGGATAGGGGAGAAGGTGATATATATGGGGGCTTCACTAATGGGGTTGCTGGGTGTCGTAGTCGCCTTATCCAGCTATTATATCACGACCCCCTTCGTGCCGACAAGCGAGATCCGTGAGTTGGCATCACTCTACCTTATTCTAGCAGGGTTCAGTGAGTTTGGCCTGGGATTGGCGATGGTTTCCAGTGGTGCTATAAGGGGAGCCGGCAACACCAGGTTGCCATTTATCACTAATACTGTTTCCCTACTATTATTCAGGGTCATCCCCTCACTAATCCTGGTGAAGTCTCTAGGGGTGCTAGGTCCTTGGATAGCGATGTTTATCGAGGTGTATGCGAGGGGTATTATGGCTTACACGATATTCAAACGCTATTTCAACCAGCTGGCCAGAAGACTTATTAGCTAA
- a CDS encoding UDP-N-acetylglucosamine--N-acetylmuramyl-(pentapeptide) pyrophosphoryl-undecaprenol N-acetylglucosamine transferase, whose translation MPVSRVLLIAGYGGHSGFAYTIGYYLVKKGVELDILVPKGYDWVKEKLGGLGEVYEVTLPRRPAEPLYKGIARWFQAFGESVKLCRNNKYPVVFASGSNFSIPPSLVCWLKDSRILTIEDVARFTRRSRATSILYRLGAEVFLHWDEQLQLYRRGIVAGPVYEPAIYESRDEGYILVTTGTFGHKALFNMLDRLEPGRKIVLQTGDVDPEPYKRRHPEWIVFQYTSDIHKWIAGASLVITHYPGTTALTARLSYSKPVIMVYSPRHKLAAPRGDSITLARKLGVIYLDSIEPVSLEEAIREAPLLKLPKYRNGGEYIAEYIMRILRGAG comes from the coding sequence ATGCCAGTGTCCAGGGTATTGTTAATAGCTGGCTACGGCGGACACAGCGGCTTCGCCTATACTATTGGGTATTACCTGGTTAAGAAAGGCGTGGAGCTGGATATCCTTGTGCCCAAGGGTTATGACTGGGTTAAAGAGAAGTTAGGGGGGCTTGGTGAGGTATACGAGGTCACATTACCAAGGAGACCAGCCGAGCCTCTTTACAAGGGGATAGCGAGGTGGTTTCAGGCTTTCGGTGAGTCAGTAAAATTATGTAGGAATAATAAATATCCAGTGGTGTTTGCATCAGGCTCGAATTTTTCTATACCTCCATCACTAGTCTGCTGGTTGAAGGATTCAAGGATCTTAACGATTGAGGATGTAGCAAGGTTCACTAGGAGGTCCAGGGCTACAAGCATTCTCTATAGGCTGGGTGCAGAGGTATTCCTCCACTGGGATGAACAACTACAGCTGTATAGGAGGGGTATAGTAGCTGGGCCAGTATACGAGCCTGCAATATATGAATCAAGGGATGAAGGCTACATATTAGTCACCACAGGGACCTTCGGACATAAAGCACTCTTCAACATGTTGGATAGGCTGGAACCAGGTAGGAAAATAGTCCTGCAAACAGGTGATGTGGATCCGGAGCCGTATAAGAGGAGGCATCCAGAGTGGATAGTATTCCAGTATACTAGCGATATACATAAGTGGATAGCTGGGGCAAGCCTAGTGATCACTCATTATCCAGGCACAACAGCCTTAACAGCCAGGCTCTCATATAGTAAACCCGTTATAATGGTTTATTCCCCTAGACACAAGCTCGCCGCACCCAGGGGGGACTCCATCACCCTAGCTAGGAAACTAGGCGTTATATACCTGGATAGCATTGAACCCGTGAGCCTAGAGGAAGCCATCAGGGAAGCACCGTTATTAAAGCTGCCGAAATACCGTAATGGCGGCGAATACATTGCAGAATATATTATGAGAATACTCCGGGGTGCAGGGTAA